The sequence TTAAACCTGGAATGCTTGAAAGAAGAGATTCTGAGAGAACAGGCGAAGTTTTGGGAAGCAGGATTATAAAATTCGCCAATAAATTGGGACTATTAGAAAGCCAGAAACCCTTACCTACCGATGTTTTAGCCAAAGCTATGATTAATTCTTCGAAAATTAAAAGCAATGGTTATTCCAGTATCAAGCTTGGAAATATTTTTTGTTTTGCAGAAAAGGTGATTGATAGATGATAAAACATTATACTAAAATCTGTGTAAATCCGTGCAATCTGTGGTAATTTTTATTTAACCACAGATTTTCGCAGATTGGCACAGATGCTTTGATTTAGTTTGTTTTTTTAAGATTCGGAACAAAAATATAATTTATTTTGTGGTCTTACTTCCCATGCTTTGTCCCAATTTCTCATATTCAGTATCATTAGGTTCCCAAAGCTCTATTTTATTTCCCTCAATATCCATTATATGAACAAACTTCCCGTAATCATAGGTTTCAATTTTGTCCAGAATGGTTACGTTTTCTTTTTTTAACTGCTCAACCAACTTTTCAAGATCATGAACCCGATAATTAATCATAAAATCTTTTTCTGAAGGTTGGAAATATTTTGTTTTTTCACTGAAAGGACTCCATTGGCTGAAACCTTTTTTAGAATTATCTGCTCCTTGATACCATTCAAAGACAGATCCATATTCATTGACTTCAAAACCTAAATGTTCTTTATACCATTCTCTCATTTTTTGGGGCTCTTTGGATTTAAAAAAGATTCCACCTATCCCTGTTACTCTTTTCAGAGCGTCAGATTCTTTTTCTGTCACTGCTTTAAAGGCAAATCCTGATAAAAAAGCTGCCAGAATGCAAACTGCAAAAAATATTTTTTTCATGAGTTATTGTTTATTTTAAAATAAAAAAAGTGGATGTAATCATCCACTTTGTAAAAATATACTTTTTTTTATTTCTTATTTCAAATATTTTGTAATTGACTCACTTGTAGGTTTTGTAGTACTTACAAAACTATCAATCAACTTTCCATTCTCATCAACCAGGAATTTGGTAAAGTTCCAAAGGATAGCTGTATTTTTTACTCCGTTCAATTCCTGTTCTGTTAAATATTTAAAGATAGGTGCCGTATCATCTCCTTTTACAGAAACTTTCGCTGCCATAGGAAATGTCACACCATAGTTTTTCTGGCAGAATGTTCCGATTTCAGCATTGGTTCCTGGTTCCTGGCCACCAAAATTATTGGCAGGGAAGCCTACAATCACCAGTTTGTCCTTATATTCTTCATATAGCTTTTCAAGGTCTGCATACTGAGAAGTAAATCCACACTCAGAAGCCGTATTCACGATCAGGATTTTCTTTCCTTTGAAATCTGCAAAGTTGATTTCCTTACCATCAAGGCTTTCAACTTTAAAGTCATATATTGTTTTTCCCATAAGTTCTTTGGTTTTAGCTTGAGAAATTTCACTTTTTTGATTGGTGCAGCTTTGCAGAAACGCGATAAAAGAAAGCAGCATTAAAAAAATATTTTTCATTTCTTATAAATTTAAGCAACCGAAGCTGCAGATGAATTAAAACTTAAAAATATTGGCAGGAAAGACCTTGTTGATATCTATTCTGTTAAGAAGCATCACATAGTCTCCATCTTTTTTAGGACTTGAAGATTCTATTCTGAAAGGCATCGTAAGGTTTCCTACTTTTTTATAATCGGAATATACTACCGTTTCTTCTTTTTTAATCTCCTTTAAAAGCATGTAAGTTGTTGTATCAAAATAATACATATTCTTATTCACATTCTTTGTTAGTTCCACTTTATGACAATAAATCTCACCTACTTTTTCTTTTCCAAGATATTTAGCATCAAAGCCTTTATTTTCCCAGTCAATAAAATCATTATCAAAGTTTTCCGGTACATATTCCGGATATACCTGAAGTTTATTGGCGGCATAGTTCATCGCATAACCTTTGTTTCCGTCAAAACCTTCAATTGCAGTTTCTTTACCCCCAATTACAATGATCGTTTTGGTAAGATTAGGTCTCTGCTGATATATTTTTATAGGATATTCATCTTTAATTCCCAATACCACTTTTCCTTGTAACAATACGGAATTTAAAAGTTTCCAATTGGTTAAACCTCCGGATAATTCAATATTTTTATCTATAATTTCCTTTGCAGTTTGAGCATAGTACAATGAACTTGTAATGGTAAAAAGAATTAAGTATATTATTTTTTTCATTTAATTTTATTAAAATAGTTATTTAAAGAAGAATTAAAAATCAAGCCTACCTTGCTATTTTTATTTTGAGGAACCTGATTTTCATTTATATATTTAAAAATCATTCCCGGATCTTCTTTAAAACCTAACGTTTTTGTAAGATATAATATTTTATTTTCAAATTTTACAGGTGACAATTTTGAGATTTCAAAACTGAATCTTAATAATGCTAATAAAATAAGCTTGCTATCAAAAACTTATTTATCAATTCAAATATAAGGGGAATTGGGATAAAAAGCAAAAAGACTGAGAAAGTATGAGTCTTATTATCACATTCTCAAGTTTCTCTCGTTTTTCAAATTAAATCAGCTTTCTTGCTTTTTCCAGGTCTTCCGGTGTATCGATGCCTACTCCAACGAAATTGGTTTCTATCATTTTGATTTTCATTCCATATTCCAGGTAGCGAATGCATTCGATCTTTTCGGATATCTCCAGGGGTTTCATTTCAAGCTTAGAAAATTGTAATAAAGCTTCTTTTCTGAATGCATATACTCCGATATGCTTAAAGTAGCTCACATCATAAGAAACTTCTCTGTGAAAAGGAATTGCGGAACGGCTAAAATATAAGGCAAAACCGTTATTATCCGTAATTACTTTTACATTATTGGGGTTTTCTATTTCTTCTTTTTCTGACAATTTTATTTTTAGGGAAGCCAGGGAAATCTCCTGTTGATCGTCTTGTTTAAAAACTTCAATCAATTGCTTCAAAGGCTCCAGCTTAAGAAATGGTTCATCACCCTGAACATTAATAACGATATCACAATCTATATTTTGTACAGCTTCAGCAATACGGTCACTTCCTGTTTCATGCTGTCCTGTCATTACAGCTTTTCCTCCGTTCTTAGTGATTTCCTCCAAAATAATTTCAGAATCTGTTGCTACAAATACTTCATCAAACAGTCCTGTTTCCACAACATTTTGATAAGTGGTTGTAATAACAGTTTTTTCTCCCAGAATCTGCATCAGTTTTCCCGGAAAACGGCTTGCTTCATAGCGCGCAGGGATAACGGCGATTATTTTCATTCAGTAAATATTAATTAAGTCTTTTCAAGCCAATATCTCCAAAAAAATGAATGATATGGCTTATTCAGACCAAAAATAGTGAAAACTATTTTAGTTTGTTCTATAAAATGTGGTATTCTAACCAAATTTTCTATTAAACACTATAATTTTATCTCTTTTAAAAAAACAAAATTCCCACATTCTTATTGAAGATGTGGGAATCGGGTATAGATTTTTATTTAAATGAGTCAGTTGTTAAAAAGATAGCTTTACGCCTACCATATTGTATTCCCATTGGCGGGATGCCATAAGGTCAAATTTATATTTTGTTTTTCCTATTGTTCCTTCTGAGGTTGTATACCTGCTTTTTGATATGGTTTTTCCAATAAAATATCCCATTAATAATGCTAAAGGATAGTCTGAAGCCCAATGAACTTTACTTTGCATCATCTGAAAACATAAAGCTCCAGCTAATGTATATCCTACAGGTTTTATCCATCGGGCATCCGGATAATTGTCTGCAATAACGGTGATCCCAGCCATAAAGGTAGTTAAGTGTCCGGATGGCATGGCATCATAATTAGAAGTATATTTTCCAAATGCTGAAAAACTTGGGAACGGATTCCATGCCCCTCCTTTATTTCCGTTTTCTTCCGCAATAAACGGACTTTCTCTTCCAGTGATTCTTTTGATCGTTTGGGTGAAAACTCCGGAAAGAATTAAACTTTCCATTAATCCACTCGCTGTTGCCTGTGCTCTATAATCATTTTTAATTAAACCATAGGCTCCGAAACCGATTCCAAGAAATACTAATGTAGATCCATTTCCTATAAGATACAATGTAGATCCGATATCTTTGGGAATTTTGAAAACACCACCCAATTTGGTATAGTTGTTATCTTTATCCATTCCCCATCTTTCACCCAACTCTCTTGAGTTATCGATGAGTTTCTGATCAAAAGGCAAAAGGATCAGTGTTGAAGCAACGGCACCTCCTAAATAGTAGGCATGATCTTTTGCTACAAAATCTTTATTGGTATCAATAAAATTTCGCGGAAGCTTGGTTACAAAATCCAGCAGTTTAGGTTTTGGATATGTTCTGACAGAACCGTCTTTCAGAGTGTAAGTTTGTACTTTAGGTAAGTCTGGTACTGGCGACAGTTCCTTTACCTGTAACGTATCTACTTCTTGCGAACATACCAGTATAGACATTGGCAGCAGCAAAAATCTCAATTTTTTCATCGTTGTTGTTTTCAACCCTGTTTATTCTTAGCTTATAAAAGCCCCAAAGATAAATCCTTGTTGACTTTACTA is a genomic window of Chryseobacterium nakagawai containing:
- the kdsB gene encoding 3-deoxy-manno-octulosonate cytidylyltransferase: MKIIAVIPARYEASRFPGKLMQILGEKTVITTTYQNVVETGLFDEVFVATDSEIILEEITKNGGKAVMTGQHETGSDRIAEAVQNIDCDIVINVQGDEPFLKLEPLKQLIEVFKQDDQQEISLASLKIKLSEKEEIENPNNVKVITDNNGFALYFSRSAIPFHREVSYDVSYFKHIGVYAFRKEALLQFSKLEMKPLEISEKIECIRYLEYGMKIKMIETNFVGVGIDTPEDLEKARKLI
- a CDS encoding VOC family protein — protein: MKKIFFAVCILAAFLSGFAFKAVTEKESDALKRVTGIGGIFFKSKEPQKMREWYKEHLGFEVNEYGSVFEWYQGADNSKKGFSQWSPFSEKTKYFQPSEKDFMINYRVHDLEKLVEQLKKENVTILDKIETYDYGKFVHIMDIEGNKIELWEPNDTEYEKLGQSMGSKTTK
- a CDS encoding phosphatase PAP2 family protein — encoded protein: MKKLRFLLLPMSILVCSQEVDTLQVKELSPVPDLPKVQTYTLKDGSVRTYPKPKLLDFVTKLPRNFIDTNKDFVAKDHAYYLGGAVASTLILLPFDQKLIDNSRELGERWGMDKDNNYTKLGGVFKIPKDIGSTLYLIGNGSTLVFLGIGFGAYGLIKNDYRAQATASGLMESLILSGVFTQTIKRITGRESPFIAEENGNKGGAWNPFPSFSAFGKYTSNYDAMPSGHLTTFMAGITVIADNYPDARWIKPVGYTLAGALCFQMMQSKVHWASDYPLALLMGYFIGKTISKSRYTTSEGTIGKTKYKFDLMASRQWEYNMVGVKLSF
- a CDS encoding glutathione peroxidase codes for the protein MKNIFLMLLSFIAFLQSCTNQKSEISQAKTKELMGKTIYDFKVESLDGKEINFADFKGKKILIVNTASECGFTSQYADLEKLYEEYKDKLVIVGFPANNFGGQEPGTNAEIGTFCQKNYGVTFPMAAKVSVKGDDTAPIFKYLTEQELNGVKNTAILWNFTKFLVDENGKLIDSFVSTTKPTSESITKYLK
- a CDS encoding histidine kinase, whose protein sequence is MKKIIYLILFTITSSLYYAQTAKEIIDKNIELSGGLTNWKLLNSVLLQGKVVLGIKDEYPIKIYQQRPNLTKTIIVIGGKETAIEGFDGNKGYAMNYAANKLQVYPEYVPENFDNDFIDWENKGFDAKYLGKEKVGEIYCHKVELTKNVNKNMYYFDTTTYMLLKEIKKEETVVYSDYKKVGNLTMPFRIESSSPKKDGDYVMLLNRIDINKVFPANIFKF